One genomic segment of Brassica napus cultivar Da-Ae chromosome A3, Da-Ae, whole genome shotgun sequence includes these proteins:
- the LOC125606837 gene encoding uncharacterized protein LOC125606837, with product MSSLKLEQEVLQHFTHVHPLTKVYDFGGFICNGCNTYGSGKTYRCASCNYDLHDCCATCPRTLHCFVHPQHELTLVFKEPAKMDHDRRGCNICHELAEGLYYQCEACGFDMHPLCSQLPQQVSHMSHPAHYLELSDHGASNMCMECHGVIRSWRYKCGPCRLDVHMECVNSSTSATKGTQQRSLEPQPYFQPSQYHQPQSQPQVHLSQYQQMQPQTYFHPPQYHQPQTYFHPPQYQQPQPYFHPNQQPQPYFQPSQYQLPCHNHGCTNQGQPQGQQSGRSAGKKMFGIFMALTIGVASDVIAETAHDAFFG from the coding sequence ATGTCTTCATTGAAACTAGAACAAGAAGTGCTCCAACATTTCACTCATGTCCACCCTTTAACGAAGGTTTACGACTTTGGCGGATTCATATGCAATGGCTGCAACACTTACGGCTCTGGGAAGACCTATCGTTGCGCCTCTTGCAACTACGATCTTCACGACTGCTGTGCCACGTGTCCCCGTACACTCCACTGCTTTGTGCATCCCCAACACGAGCTCACGTTAGTCTTTAAAGAGCCAGCAAAGATGGACCATGATAGACGTGGGTGCAACATCTGCCATGAATTAGCCGAAGGGCTTTATTACCAGTGCGAGGCTTGCGGCTTCGACATGCATCCACTTTGCTCGCAGCTGCCTCAGCAAGTGAGCCACATGTCTCACCCGGCTCACTACTTAGAGCTGAGTGATCATGGAGCAAGCAACATGTGCATGGAATGCCACGGTGTGATCCGGTCATGGCGGTACAAGTGTGGTCCATGCCGGTTAGATGTTCATATGGAGTGTGTTAATTCGTCTACGTCAGCAACGAAGGGAACACAGCAAAGAAGTTTAGAGCCGCAACCATATTTTCAGCCTTCTCAGTACCATCAACCGCAATCGCAACCGCAAGTTCATCTTTCACAGTATCAGCAAATGCAACCACAAACTTATTTCCACCCTCCTCAGTATCATCAACCGCAAACTTATTTTCACCCTCCTCAGTATCAGCAACCGCAACCGTATTTTCATCCTAATCAGCAACCGCAACCGTACTTTCAACCTTCTCAGTATCAGTTACCTTGTCATAATCACGGATGCACAAATCAAGGTCAGCCACAGGGACAACAGTCTGGTCGGAGTGCAGGGAAAAAAATGTTTGGCATTTTCATGGCTTTAACGATTGGGGTTGCCTCGGATGTGATCGCAGAGACGGCTCACGATGCCTTTTTTGGCTAA
- the LOC125606835 gene encoding putative nuclease HARBI1, whose product MASSSNNTFDGSIDDTFDQQFDQHFDQQFDQYFDQTFENFPTNHGNQESEKKKKKKRIYIERNREEGDRRLWDDYFSETPTYPHNLFRRRFRMNKGLFMRIVNRLSNEVEFFQQKRDALGRLSLSPLQKSTAAIRVLAYGNAADGVDEYLRLGASTTLSCLENFVDGIISLFSEEYLRRPTPADLQRLLDIGEYRGFPGMIGSIDCMHWEWKNCPTAWKGQYSRGSGKPTIVLEAVASYDLWIWHAFFGPPGTLNDINVLDRSPVFDDVIQGQAPQVTYYVNGREYRMGYYLTDGIYPKWSTFIQSIPLPQSPQAVLFAQQQEAARKDVERAFGVLQARFAIVKNPALFWDKAKIRKIMRACIILHNMIVEDERDGYSLFNVTEFQEAEDNGSSHVDLSYSTNMPSNISNMMDARRRIRDRQLHQQLKDDLVEHIWQKFGQSNN is encoded by the coding sequence atggcatcttcttctaaTAACACATTTGATGGATCAATTGATGATACTTTTGATCAACAATTTgatcaacattttgatcaacaatttgatcaatattttgatcaaacgtTTGAAAATTTTCCCACCAATCATGGTAATCAAGAAAgcgagaaaaaaaagaagaaaaaaagaatttatatcGAAAGGAATCGTGAAGAAGGTGATAGACGTTTGTGGGATGATTATTTCAGCGAAACCCCAACAtatcctcataatctattccgaCGACGCTTTCGAATGAACAAGGGATTGTTCATGCGTATCGTTAATCGACTCtccaatgaagttgaattctTTCAACAAAAGAGAGATGCTCTCGGCAGGCTTAGTCTCTCTCCACTTCAAAAGAGTACAGCAGCCATTCGTGTTTTGGCATATGGTAATGCGGCTGATGgggtcgacgaatacctccgtCTCGGTGCATCTACTACTCTCTCATGTTTGGAAAATTTTGTGGACGGAATAATTTCTTTATTCAGCGaagagtacctaagaagaccaacacctgccgatcttcaacgtctacttgataTTGGTGAGTACCGTGgctttcccgggatgataggaagcattgattgtatgcattgggaatggaagaattgtcccaccgcttggaaagggcaatattctcGGGGTTCGGGCAAACCAACAAttgttttagaggcggttgcttcatatgatctctggatatggcatgcgtttttcGGACCGCCAGGTAcgttaaatgatatcaatgttcttgatcgctcacctgtttttgatgacgtAATCCAaggtcaagctccgcaagtGACATACtatgtcaatggaagagagtatcgTATGggttactatctcaccgatggtatttatccgaaatggtcaacatttatccaatcaatTCCATTACCACAAAGTCCGcaagcagttttatttgctcaacaacaagaagctgcccgaaaagatgtcgagcgtgcttttggagtcctgcaagctcgctttgccattgttaaaaatccagcacttttttgggataaagctaaaattagaaagattatgagagcttgtatcatactccataatatgatagtagaggaTGAAAGAGATGGATACTCTCTATTTAACGTTACAGAGTTCCAAGAAGCAGAAGATAACGGgagttcacatgtcgatcttTCGTATTCTACAAATATGCCATCAAATATCAGCAATATGATGGATGCTCGAAgaagaattcgtgatagacaattgcatcaacaattgaaagatgatttggttgaacatatatggcaAAAATTCGGACAAAGCAACAACTAA
- the LOC125607138 gene encoding uncharacterized protein LOC125607138 has protein sequence MSQVTPKRHPINHFTHNHPLTEVNVVGTYTCNGCKLYGVGKTYRCNECDYDLHEYCATCLPTLRNTWHAPDHELNLMSSPAHMTARVCYVCRVYIQGMFYKCKHCSFESHPLCTHGPTHASYPDATLTRQRSLHDPHAVQPPWSPHHYNQGNHFGSYPYGGGYHPHHQHEHQSQHPYMNMDSPKADSKKDSSKGKKKKGGILEGVQAAAALTGTVVAQFVVTTVAEEYIFHEE, from the coding sequence ATGTCTCAAGTAACACCAAAACGGCACCCGATTAACCATTTCACGCATAATCATCCCTTGACCGAAGTCAACGTTGTTGGCACATACACGTGCAATGGTTGCAAACTGTACGGCGTAGGAAAGACCTACCGGTGCAACGAGTGCGACTATGATCTCCACGAATATTGCGCCACGTGTCTTCCAACCCTCAGAAACACATGGCACGCGCCTGATCATGAGCTCAACCTGATGAGCAGCCCAGCGCACATGACCGCGCGTGTGTGCTATGTTTGCCGAGTTTACATCCAAGGAATGTTCTACAAATGCAAGCACTGCAGTTTTGAATCTCACCCGCTTTGTACACACGGTCCAACGCATGCCTCATATCCAGATGCAACGCTGACGAGGCAGAGAAGCCTGCATGACCCTCATGCGGTGCAGCCACCGTGGTCGCCGCACCATTATAATCAAGGAAACCACTTTGGGTCATACCCTTATGGTGGTGGTTATCATCCTCACCATCAACATGAGCATCAAAGTCAACATCCGTACATGAACATGGATTCCCCAAAAGCGGATTCTAAGAAAGATTCAAGTAAGGGTAAGAAGAAAAAGGGAGGGATTTTGGAAGGCGTCCAGGCAGCAGCAGCTCTAACTGGTACCGTGGTAGCTCAATTCGTAGTTACGACGGTCGCGGAAGAATATATCTTCCATGAAGAATAA
- the BNAC03G72080D gene encoding uncharacterized protein BNAC03G72080D — MSSSRPEQHTLHHFIHIHPLTKVDGYGEFTCGGCKTFGFGKTYRCSWCDYNLHEHCATCSPTLFSFIHPQHELKLVFRGPEQTHHEKRMCNICDEPAEGLFYQCHPCGFDVHPLCTQLPQRVRHVPHSAHPLELSHWGASSTCKVCSGAIRSWRYKCSPCGLDVHMECVNTSAASVATIQQRCYGPQPHYHPSQYYHPYYNHGYTNHQGQVQESTPSIGRRMFVILMALTVGVICNIVAAPVSDAFTGGF; from the coding sequence ATGTCTTCGTCAAGGCCAGAACAGCACACACTCCATCATTTCATCCATATTCATCCATTAACGAAGGTTGACGGATATGGCGAGTTCACATGCGGTGGCTGCAAAACTTTTGGCTTTGGGAAGACCTACCGTTGCTCCTGGTGCGACTACAATCTTCACGAACACTGCGCTACGTGCTCCCCTACTCTCTTCAGCTTCATCCACCCACAACACGAGCTCAAACTAGTCTTTAGAGGACCAGAGCAAACGCACCATGAAAAACGTATGTGCAACATCTGCGACGAACCAGCCGAAGGGCTCTTTTACCAATGCCATCCTTGTGGCTTCGACGTCCATCCACTCTGCACACAGCTGCCTCAGCGCGTGAGACACGTGCCTCACTCCGCTCATCCTTTAGAGTTGAGTCACTGGGGAGCGAGCAGCACGTGCAAGGTTTGCAGCGGTGCAATCAGGTCTTGGCGGTACAAGTGTAGCCCATGTGGTTTAGATGTTCACATGGAATGTGTTAATACGTCTGCAGCGTCAGTAGCAACAATTCAGCAGAGGTGTTATGGGCCACAACCGCATTATCACCCTTCTCAGTATTATCATCCTTATTACAATCATGGATATACAAACCATCAAGGTCAGGTTCAAGAGTCCACTCCGAGCATAGGAAGAAGAATGTTTGTCATTTTAATGGCTCTAACCGTTGGGGTTATCTGCAATATTGTCGCTGCGCCGGTCTCTGATGCCTTTACTGGCGGCTTCTGA